The genomic segment ACCACAACGCCGGCGCCCAGAGCGCCAGCGACACCATGACGATTAACGGGCTCCTGGCGCTCACCCTCGCCGCGAAGCACGACAACCCTGCGAAGGGACCGGACCCGGCGTTCGAGAAGGGGATGGCGTTCCTCCTCGACAACGACCTGCCCGCCGTCCGGGGCAAGAGCCTGTTCGTCACGTGGATGTCCGTTGCCGAACTCGGCCGGGCGCTTGGCACCTCCGAGTTCAAGTCCGGCAAACGGGCGTGTGCGTGGTACCGCGAAGGGGTCGAGAAGATGTTGAAGACCCAGCAGGAAAACGGCTCGCTGAAAGACGCCAAGTTCCCGGGCGGTCTCGATGCGGGCCACCCGGTCATCAGTACCGCATGCGGGTTGTACGTCCTCGGGCCGCCGAAGAAGTGACAAACTGTTCCCTGGGTGTTCCCTGGGACCGCGGCCGTCTCGGCCGCTCTTCGCCAAGAGCGGCCGAGACGGCCGCGGTCCCAGGAGAAAACCTCATCTGCGATTCGGTATCACCCACCGGGCGCGGCGCCGGGTGGGCCTTCGGCCTTTCCTCCCGGCTACTTCCGCGGCAGCAGTTCCGGCAGGTTCGCGATCCGCATCGCGGTCACCGCCATCACCTGCGCGCCCTGGATCAGGTTCGGCTCCTTCGCCTTGTCGAACGTGTCGCTCTGCGTGTGGTGCGTCAGCCGGTACTCGTCCGCGTCCTGCCGGCACGCGAAGCCCGGGACGCCCGCGCTCTCGAACGGCAAGTGGTCCGTCCCGCCCTGGCGGCCGGCGTCCAGCCCCTTCCAGCCGTCCACGGCCTTGAGCGATTCGAGGTGCGGCTCCAGGAACGGAATGATGTTGGTGCGGCCCTGCGTGCCGAACCCCAGCACCTTGCCGGTGCCGGTGTCGTGGACGAGCGCGACCGAGTGCTTCGGCAGATCGGCCTTGTACTTCTCCACGTACTTCCGCGACCCGTACAGCCCCTGTTCCTCGCCGGTGAACAGACAGAACCGGATCGTCCGCTTCGGCGCCTCGCCCTTCTTGGCCAGCGCCGCGACCACGCGCGCCGTCTCCAGGACCACGCAACTACCGGTCCCGTTATCCGTGGTGCCGCTCGCGAGCTCCCAGGAGTCGAGGTGCGCGCCGACCACCACGATCTCGTCCGGCTTCTCGCTCCCGCGGACCTCACCGATGGTGTTGTAAACGACGATCGGGCCGGGGACGAACTTGTTGCTGATCTCCACTTCCACGCGCGTGGTCTCTTTCGGGCGCGAAGCGAGCCGCCACAACAGCGCGTAGTGCTCGTGGACCATGTACACGCGGGCGATGCCCTCTTCCGCCACGGCCCGATCACCCCGCCACCCGCCGGTTGTAACGAGGAGCCCGTGCGGCTTGCCCGAGTCGGAAACGACACAGGCCGCCCCTTCCGCCTTGAGGAAGTCGTTCAGTTCGGTCTGGAACTGGCCCCCGAAGCCCCCGAACTCGCCGCCCTTTTTCGGCTGCTCTTTGGGTTGATCTTTCGGTTGCCCCTTGGGCTGCTCCTTGGGTTGTTCGTTCTTGACGTCGTACCGCACGAACGGCGGGGCCTCCTTGGCGTCCTTCTTCGGCTCCTCTTTCTTCAGCTCCTCTTTCTTCGGCTCCTCTTTCTTCGGCTCCTCCTTCTTGGGAGTGGGCCGGCCGCCCAGATAGCTGTTCAGGTCCGTGACCGGGGCGACCTTGGCCGGCGGCTGACGCAGGATGACGGCGTTCTTCAGTTTCCCCTTGTATGCCTGCAAATCGTCCTTGGTGCGGGCGTTCAGGATGACCACGTCGCCGGTGACCTTCCCCTTCGTACCGGGCGACCACCCCGCTGAGGCGACGGTCAGCTCGACGCCGGTGCCCGGCTCGACGAGCCGCATGCTCGCCTTGCCGCGCTCCCACCCGTAGGGGATCTCCCACGGTTCCAGGCGGACGTTCTCCAGCCCGTACTCCTTCATCTTCTCGGCGGTCCACTTGTTCGCCCTCTCCAGGCTCGCGGACCCGGTCAGCCGCCCGCCGATCCGGTCGGACAGGTACTCGAGGTTCTTCATGATCTCCGACCGCGCCTTGATCTCGGCCACGAGCGCGCGGTCCAGGTCCGCCGCGGCCATGTGCGGCATCGGGGCGGGGTCGAGCGGCGCCGCGGGAGTGCGGTTGGTCAGGAGGAGGCACAGCCCGCCGATGACGGCGGACAGCGCGAGGCGCGAAACGGGGACACGCGGCAGCATATAACGGCTCCAAAAATGTGGGAAGGCACAAGTCATAAAGTGGGGAGGTGATGTATTGTGCGCGGACGGCGGGAGCGACACAATGGGCAGGTTATTAAAATAGAGGACGCCGCCGTGACCTCGATGCGGGTCGCGCTCGCTCTCAATTCGGGCATCTCACGAACGGCGAAAAACCTGACGGAAGATGGGCTGTTTAGAGGGACTGTCGAGCCTCACCGCGCCGCGCTTTCAACTTGGCGCCACGCCGCGCCCTCGGTATGACGCCCGACCCGCGTGAGCCCGCGCGGGCCAGGTTTGAGGGTCACGGATGCCCGGTCGCCGGCCGCTCGTCGCACTCGTCGCGCTGTTCACCCTGCCGCTGCCCGCGTGCCTGCACGTGAGCGCGCAGATCGACCCCGCCGCGGTCAAAGACGAAGCGCCGAAGGTCGCGACGAAGCCCGCCGACACGCCCCCGCCGCCGCGCCTCGAGTTCGCGGTTCTGCCGCGGGTTCCGGGCACGCTCGTGCAGGGGACGAGGTCCGCGAGCCCGGCCGGTACCCCCGCCGCCCCACAACCGACCGGTCCGCCGAAGCCGTTCGACCCGACGACGGGCGGGGCGACCGTCGCATCAAATGCATCGAACATCGAACCCGGCCTGCTCCCGCTGGCGGCCCAGACCAACCCGGTGGCGTATGAGACGCCGCTTCTCGCGGCCGTCCGGGCGCACACCGAGGGCAACCCGCAGCGGGCCATCGAGATCATCCGCACCCTCAACCCGCAGAACCAGGACCTCGTACTCGCTCTGGTGCCCGTTCTCGCCCGCGGGGCCACGGCCGACCTGACC from the Frigoriglobus tundricola genome contains:
- a CDS encoding M28 family peptidase — its product is MLPRVPVSRLALSAVIGGLCLLLTNRTPAAPLDPAPMPHMAAADLDRALVAEIKARSEIMKNLEYLSDRIGGRLTGSASLERANKWTAEKMKEYGLENVRLEPWEIPYGWERGKASMRLVEPGTGVELTVASAGWSPGTKGKVTGDVVILNARTKDDLQAYKGKLKNAVILRQPPAKVAPVTDLNSYLGGRPTPKKEEPKKEEPKKEELKKEEPKKDAKEAPPFVRYDVKNEQPKEQPKGQPKDQPKEQPKKGGEFGGFGGQFQTELNDFLKAEGAACVVSDSGKPHGLLVTTGGWRGDRAVAEEGIARVYMVHEHYALLWRLASRPKETTRVEVEISNKFVPGPIVVYNTIGEVRGSEKPDEIVVVGAHLDSWELASGTTDNGTGSCVVLETARVVAALAKKGEAPKRTIRFCLFTGEEQGLYGSRKYVEKYKADLPKHSVALVHDTGTGKVLGFGTQGRTNIIPFLEPHLESLKAVDGWKGLDAGRQGGTDHLPFESAGVPGFACRQDADEYRLTHHTQSDTFDKAKEPNLIQGAQVMAVTAMRIANLPELLPRK